One Pyrococcus furiosus DSM 3638 genomic region harbors:
- a CDS encoding ACT domain-containing protein has product MKKEEEKPSIAKLVKEYIETKPCIRELMILGIVNYSALARFIEGEFKKKGIKASTGAIKMALIRLGEELSEERSGFEKAIKNVISKTVIQLQSDLVVITARRDIVLSKIKELVEVAKDSRFFQLTQGIETFTIAMANEEKEKILELLKGGIIDVQEGQTAILLISPLAIINTPGIVAFITTALAVNGINITQIISCYKDTILLVDRRNAPSAYTILEDLIIKMREL; this is encoded by the coding sequence ATGAAAAAAGAAGAGGAAAAGCCTAGTATAGCAAAGCTTGTAAAGGAGTACATAGAAACAAAACCCTGTATAAGAGAACTTATGATCCTCGGGATAGTAAATTATAGTGCTCTAGCGAGATTTATAGAGGGAGAATTCAAGAAAAAAGGCATAAAAGCATCCACCGGAGCTATAAAAATGGCCCTTATAAGACTGGGTGAAGAGCTCAGCGAAGAAAGAAGTGGGTTTGAGAAAGCTATAAAAAATGTCATCTCAAAAACGGTTATCCAACTACAATCAGATTTAGTTGTAATTACAGCAAGAAGGGACATTGTTCTTTCAAAAATAAAAGAATTGGTTGAGGTGGCAAAAGATTCGAGATTCTTCCAGCTGACTCAGGGAATTGAAACTTTCACTATAGCGATGGCAAACGAAGAAAAGGAAAAAATATTAGAACTATTGAAGGGTGGAATAATTGACGTTCAAGAAGGGCAAACGGCTATTCTCCTAATAAGCCCATTGGCAATAATAAACACCCCAGGAATCGTGGCATTCATTACCACGGCTCTTGCTGTCAATGGGATAAATATAACCCAAATTATTTCATGTTATAAGGATACGATACTGTTAGTTGATAGGAGAAATGCCCCTTCAGCTTACACTATTCTTGAAGATCTAATTATCAAGATGAGAGAGCTATAA
- the carB gene encoding carbamoyl-phosphate synthase (glutamine-hydrolyzing) large subunit has product MKIDVSKVIVIGSGAIKIGEAAEFDYSGSQALKALREEGIESVLVNPNVATIQTSYELADKVYLLPLKTEFIEKVIEKEKPDGILVGFGGQTALSLGVSLYKKGILDKYNVKVLGTPIEGIERALDREKFQKTMKKVGLPVPPSDAAKTPEEAIEIAESIGFPVIVRVSFNLGGRGSFIARSREEFEKYIIRAFAQSEIRKVLVEKYLNGWKEIEFEVVRDKAGNSVAVVCLENVDPMGVHTGESIVVGPSQTLTNREYQMLRDAAIRVADAIELIGEGNVQLALSPNSEEYYVIETNPRMSRSSALASKVTGYPLAYIATKLAIGYTLDELRNTVTGITTAAFEPSLDYVAVKIPRWDFKKFEEVNKSIGSEMKSIGEVMAIGRNLHEAFQKAIRMLDIGDELIGKYYLEDEPLENVLERLKKKEPYLLMHIAKALRLGATVEDIHKITKVDKFFIYVIEDLVKIAEELRKNPTEELIREAKRLGFSDWEIELLTKRKVKKKWKPVVKNIDTLAGEFPAKTNYLYVTYDGVENDIPKPKKPSILVLGAGVFRIGVSVEFDWAVVNFVNAIRKRGIEAAILNYNPETVSTDWDMSDRLYFEEITLERVLDIYEFERPIGVVAFAGGQLANSLAKKLENAGVKLLGTSGKSVDKAENRAKFSKLLEKLGIPQPEWISAESIDEAIKLAKKIEYPVIVRPSYVLSGTAMKVAWNEKELIDFLKEAASVSPEHPVLISKFIPGTEAEIDAVSDGKKVVGVTLEHIEGAGVHSGDSTMVTPWRTLSERNVKRIWEITYELAKELEIKGPFNVQFVIDKKPYVLELNLRTSRSMPFSSKSRGVNLMELSAQAVLDGELKIGVEGKYYEIPPVAYGVKSPQFSWAQLQGAYPFLGPEMRSTGEVAALGTHYEDALLKSWLSVKPNELPKTSALIYGWEKKNILKETAKILENLGITTYSIGGDIGEINISKQEAVNMIKEGKIDIIMTTGYAKDKDYEIRRLAADLNVPLVLDANLALELAKAIEWKTKTQEEFEIKELREYWIRKIEENVEEYAASVVLRR; this is encoded by the coding sequence ATGAAAATCGATGTATCAAAAGTCATTGTTATTGGTTCCGGTGCAATAAAAATAGGTGAAGCAGCTGAGTTTGACTACAGTGGAAGTCAAGCATTAAAAGCATTAAGGGAAGAAGGGATAGAATCAGTGCTAGTAAATCCAAATGTTGCAACTATTCAAACTAGCTATGAGCTGGCAGACAAGGTTTATCTTCTTCCATTGAAAACCGAGTTCATAGAAAAGGTAATTGAAAAGGAAAAGCCTGATGGAATACTAGTCGGTTTTGGAGGACAGACTGCACTCTCCCTGGGAGTTTCCTTGTACAAAAAGGGTATATTAGACAAATACAACGTAAAGGTCCTAGGAACTCCAATTGAAGGCATTGAAAGAGCACTCGACAGGGAGAAGTTTCAAAAGACCATGAAAAAAGTAGGCCTACCAGTTCCCCCAAGCGATGCAGCAAAAACTCCAGAGGAAGCCATCGAAATTGCTGAAAGCATAGGATTTCCAGTAATAGTAAGAGTAAGCTTCAACTTAGGAGGCAGAGGCTCTTTCATAGCTAGGTCCAGAGAAGAGTTTGAGAAATATATCATAAGAGCCTTTGCTCAAAGCGAAATAAGGAAAGTTCTCGTGGAGAAGTATCTCAACGGATGGAAAGAGATAGAGTTCGAAGTTGTTAGGGATAAAGCTGGAAACTCAGTTGCTGTTGTATGTTTAGAGAACGTTGATCCAATGGGAGTTCACACAGGAGAATCAATAGTTGTAGGCCCTTCCCAAACCCTGACCAACAGGGAGTATCAAATGCTGAGGGACGCTGCAATAAGGGTTGCGGACGCAATAGAGTTAATTGGAGAAGGAAATGTCCAGCTCGCGTTAAGTCCCAACTCAGAGGAATACTATGTTATCGAAACAAATCCCAGGATGAGTAGGTCGTCGGCACTAGCAAGCAAAGTTACTGGATACCCTCTCGCATACATAGCTACAAAGTTAGCAATAGGATACACCCTAGATGAACTAAGAAACACTGTTACAGGGATCACAACAGCAGCCTTTGAGCCAAGTCTTGACTATGTAGCTGTTAAAATTCCCAGGTGGGATTTTAAGAAGTTTGAGGAGGTTAACAAGAGCATAGGAAGTGAAATGAAGAGCATAGGAGAAGTTATGGCAATCGGAAGGAACTTGCATGAAGCGTTTCAAAAGGCAATAAGAATGCTTGACATAGGTGATGAGCTCATTGGAAAATACTACTTGGAAGATGAGCCTCTCGAGAATGTCCTAGAGAGACTAAAGAAAAAAGAACCATACTTATTGATGCACATAGCCAAGGCCCTTAGGCTCGGAGCTACGGTTGAAGATATCCACAAGATAACAAAAGTTGACAAGTTCTTTATCTATGTAATAGAAGACCTTGTTAAGATAGCAGAGGAATTAAGGAAGAATCCAACAGAGGAACTTATTAGGGAAGCTAAAAGGCTTGGATTCAGCGATTGGGAGATTGAGCTCCTAACAAAAAGAAAAGTAAAAAAGAAATGGAAGCCAGTGGTTAAGAACATTGACACGTTGGCTGGAGAATTTCCAGCAAAAACAAACTACCTATATGTTACGTATGATGGTGTTGAAAACGACATTCCAAAACCAAAGAAACCCAGCATTCTAGTCTTGGGAGCAGGAGTGTTTAGGATAGGGGTAAGTGTTGAGTTCGATTGGGCAGTTGTTAACTTTGTAAATGCCATAAGGAAGAGGGGAATAGAAGCAGCAATTCTAAACTACAACCCAGAAACAGTGTCAACTGATTGGGACATGAGTGATAGACTATACTTTGAGGAAATAACACTTGAGAGAGTTCTTGATATATATGAATTTGAAAGACCCATAGGCGTAGTGGCATTTGCAGGCGGCCAATTAGCTAATTCTCTAGCAAAGAAATTAGAAAATGCTGGAGTGAAGCTACTCGGAACTTCAGGAAAGAGTGTGGATAAGGCAGAGAATAGGGCTAAGTTTTCAAAGTTATTAGAGAAGCTCGGAATTCCTCAACCAGAATGGATCTCAGCAGAGAGCATTGATGAGGCTATAAAACTTGCAAAGAAAATTGAATACCCAGTCATAGTGAGGCCAAGCTACGTCTTAAGTGGAACAGCAATGAAAGTTGCTTGGAATGAGAAAGAGCTAATAGACTTCTTAAAAGAAGCTGCTTCAGTTTCACCTGAACATCCAGTTTTAATATCCAAGTTTATCCCAGGAACAGAAGCTGAGATTGACGCTGTTAGCGATGGAAAGAAAGTTGTTGGAGTAACACTCGAGCATATCGAAGGTGCAGGGGTTCACAGTGGGGATTCAACAATGGTAACCCCGTGGAGAACTTTAAGTGAACGAAACGTGAAGAGAATATGGGAAATAACATACGAGCTTGCCAAAGAGTTAGAAATTAAGGGACCCTTCAATGTTCAGTTCGTGATAGACAAAAAGCCCTACGTCCTAGAACTTAACCTAAGGACTAGCAGGTCAATGCCATTCTCCAGTAAGTCCAGAGGAGTAAATCTAATGGAGTTATCTGCCCAGGCAGTGCTAGATGGAGAGTTAAAAATTGGAGTTGAAGGGAAATATTATGAGATCCCACCTGTAGCCTATGGAGTAAAGAGTCCACAGTTCTCCTGGGCCCAACTCCAGGGAGCATATCCATTCCTCGGCCCAGAAATGAGATCAACAGGAGAGGTTGCGGCCCTGGGAACACATTACGAAGACGCCTTACTGAAAAGCTGGCTCTCAGTAAAGCCGAATGAACTTCCAAAGACATCCGCTTTAATCTATGGTTGGGAGAAAAAAAATATCCTAAAAGAAACGGCAAAAATTTTAGAGAACCTCGGAATTACAACATATTCAATTGGTGGAGACATTGGAGAAATTAATATTTCAAAACAAGAGGCAGTTAATATGATCAAAGAAGGAAAAATAGATATTATAATGACCACAGGATATGCAAAAGATAAGGATTATGAAATTAGAAGGCTTGCAGCAGATTTAAATGTTCCCTTGGTCTTAGATGCAAACTTAGCTTTGGAGCTAGCAAAGGCTATAGAGTGGAAAACAAAAACTCAAGAAGAGTTTGAAATCAAAGAACTGAGAGAATACTGGATCAGAAAAATCGAAGAAAATGTTGAAGAATATGCAGCTTCAGTAGTTTTAAGGAGATAA
- the carA gene encoding glutamine-hydrolyzing carbamoyl-phosphate synthase small subunit — MGVHKKGYLVLEDGSVIEGKAFGAETIRYGEVVFTTAMVGYPESLTDPSYKGQILIATNPLMGTYGVSSKSLKEHGLPLHYESDSIKVEGFVISFLMRPNHWSSEMTLDEWLRREGVPGLYGVDTRALVKKIREEGVMRGAIVTTETDLEEILENIRKISYESTNFVELVSPKNPIVHTPKNVKFRVVVLDLGVKFGILRELLKRGIEVVRIPWNWDILEAYYSYNADGIFISNGPGNPTLLKEVAKRIRKAFNEEIPMMGICLGQQLLALADGAEIYKLKYGHRGINKPVKDLESGKAFVTTQNHGYAIVPESLNEFKVWMVNLDDNSVEGIKHESLPIIATQYHPEASPGPWDSLWVFDEFVKILEGRK; from the coding sequence ATGGGGGTGCACAAAAAAGGGTACTTAGTTTTGGAAGATGGCTCAGTGATAGAAGGGAAGGCCTTTGGTGCAGAAACGATTCGATATGGGGAAGTAGTCTTCACAACGGCAATGGTGGGATATCCAGAATCCCTAACTGATCCTTCATATAAAGGCCAAATCTTAATTGCAACAAATCCCTTAATGGGAACTTATGGAGTTTCATCAAAAAGTCTAAAAGAACATGGACTGCCTCTACATTACGAATCGGACTCAATTAAGGTAGAAGGATTTGTTATATCTTTTCTAATGAGGCCTAATCACTGGAGCAGCGAAATGACTCTAGATGAATGGTTAAGGAGGGAGGGCGTTCCAGGGCTCTATGGAGTTGATACTAGAGCCTTAGTCAAGAAGATTAGAGAGGAGGGTGTAATGAGAGGAGCAATAGTCACAACAGAAACAGATTTAGAAGAAATTTTAGAGAATATTAGAAAAATAAGCTATGAAAGTACCAATTTCGTTGAACTTGTATCGCCAAAAAACCCAATTGTACACACACCAAAAAATGTCAAATTCAGAGTTGTGGTTCTTGATTTGGGAGTGAAGTTTGGTATTCTTAGAGAGTTACTCAAGAGGGGAATTGAAGTTGTTAGAATTCCATGGAATTGGGACATATTGGAGGCCTATTACTCCTACAACGCAGATGGCATATTCATAAGCAATGGGCCTGGAAATCCTACCCTCTTAAAAGAAGTTGCTAAGAGGATTAGAAAGGCATTCAATGAAGAAATTCCGATGATGGGAATATGCCTTGGCCAACAACTTTTAGCCTTAGCAGATGGGGCAGAAATATACAAGCTTAAATACGGTCATAGAGGGATTAACAAACCTGTTAAAGATTTAGAGAGTGGAAAAGCATTTGTTACTACTCAAAATCATGGCTATGCAATTGTTCCTGAAAGCCTAAATGAGTTTAAGGTATGGATGGTAAACCTAGATGATAACTCTGTAGAGGGAATAAAACACGAAAGTTTACCTATTATAGCTACCCAATATCATCCCGAGGCTTCTCCTGGCCCCTGGGATTCATTGTGGGTTTTTGATGAATTTGTAAAGATTTTGGAGGGGAGAAAATGA
- the trpC gene encoding indole-3-glycerol phosphate synthase TrpC yields the protein MVIFGLSRAIRKAKKNPIIAEIKVYSPKYGDLLRGRDPLRILRAYEEAGAVGISYITDQKYFKGSFDFLKVLCKETTLPVLRKDFITSKEEIEKTAEVGASAVLLITRILKDKLPEFVDYAKEHGLDTLVEVHTEDELKLAIKTNSTMIGINNRDIGKLEMDDGDVSLTEILAPKIPGKFVKVSESGIATLEDLKRALRVADAALIGTALMKAENPAELLKKFVEAEI from the coding sequence GTGGTGATTTTTGGACTGAGCAGGGCTATTAGAAAGGCTAAGAAAAATCCTATTATAGCAGAAATCAAAGTCTATTCTCCAAAATATGGAGATCTTTTACGGGGCAGGGATCCTCTAAGGATTTTGAGGGCATATGAAGAAGCTGGAGCTGTGGGGATTTCTTACATAACAGATCAAAAGTATTTCAAAGGGAGCTTTGACTTTCTAAAAGTTTTATGTAAGGAAACTACCCTCCCAGTGCTGAGGAAGGACTTTATAACAAGCAAAGAGGAAATTGAAAAAACTGCCGAAGTTGGTGCCTCTGCTGTTCTATTAATAACTAGAATATTGAAAGATAAGCTGCCAGAGTTTGTGGATTATGCAAAAGAGCATGGGCTTGACACTCTAGTGGAAGTTCATACCGAAGATGAGCTAAAGCTCGCAATTAAAACAAATTCTACAATGATAGGAATAAACAATAGGGACATTGGAAAGCTAGAGATGGACGATGGAGATGTTTCTCTAACTGAAATTTTAGCTCCAAAAATCCCAGGAAAATTCGTGAAAGTTAGTGAAAGCGGAATAGCAACATTGGAAGATTTGAAGAGGGCCTTAAGGGTTGCTGATGCTGCACTCATTGGGACGGCTTTAATGAAAGCTGAAAATCCCGCAGAACTTCTCAAAAAATTCGTGGAGGCTGAGATATAA